The Quatrionicoccus australiensis nucleotide sequence AAGCGTGGCTTTGACGGTGGGGATGACAGACATTTTTCTTCCTGTTGATAGGTATTAGTTTGATCCCGAGAAGTTTTGGGGGGCTTAAGTCTGTGCAAATCCGCTCGACAGTCACTACCTGTCTGCCCAGCGGATGGTTGCAGATTACTTGCTATTCGGAACGGTGGTATAGCTATTAATCAGATTGCGATAGTCAGGAATGTGATTGGCGAACAATGCACCCAGCCCCTCGACATCGTTACGCCAGTTGCGATGCAGTTCGCCGGCGGCCCCGAACCAGGTCATCAGTTGGGCGCCGGCGGCTGACATGCGATCCCAGGCCGAGTGACGGGTCACTTCGTTGAAGGTGCCGGAGGCGTCGGTAATGACGAAGACCTCGTAACCCTCTTCCAGTGCCGACAGCGTCGGGAAGGCCACACAGACTTCGGTGACGATGCCGGCGATGTCTTGTCGGTGGCCTTCGCCTTGACGAAATCTTCGTTGTTCCAAGCGTTGATCTGTCCTGGGCGGGCGATGTACGGCGCATCCGGAAAGGTTTCCTTCAACTCGGTCATCAAGGGGCTGTTCGGGGCGTTCTCGAAGCTGGTCGGCAGATTGAAATACTTGGCCAGATCGGCCAGGGCCAAGACGTTGTTGCGGAACTTGTCTGGA carries:
- a CDS encoding isochorismatase family protein produces the protein MAFPTLSALEEGYEVFVITDASGTFNEVTRHSAWDRMSAAGAQLMTWFGAAGELHRNWRNDVEGLGALFANHIPDYRNLINSYTTVPNSK
- a CDS encoding cysteine hydrolase family protein, with the protein product MSKPYVKLDKNNAAVLLVDHQAGLSSLVRDIDPDKFRNNVLALADLAKYFNLPTSFENAPNSPLMTELKETFPDAPYIARPGQINAWNNEDFVKAKATDKTSPASSPKSVWPSRRCRHWKRVTRSSSLPTPPAPSTK